The Rhododendron vialii isolate Sample 1 chromosome 3a, ASM3025357v1 nucleotide sequence AGCTCAGGTAACACAACGGTCTTAAGGTCTGGTCTATCTTTTCGCCTCAGCTCTGCACATTTAAGAGCTAGCTGTGCAAAGCTCAATGCCTGTTCCACTGGCCAGTCAGGGATAGATGGATCAAGAAATTCAGCAAAAATACCCTTGTCAATAGCCCGTTCAACATGGTGAGTCAAACCCATTGGGGGCTTGGCTGTAACAATCTGAAGCAGCATGATACCTAGTGAATAGATATCGGACTTTGTTCCTAGCATGCCGGTTTGCTGGTACTCTGGGTCTATGTAACAGAAAGTTCCTGCGGCTGAGGTCATGTGGTATACAGTTACACTGTCTGCCACGTTTGGAGGGACCAGTCTGGCTAAGCCAACATCACTAATCTTGCTGACAAAGTTAGAGTCGAGGAGAATGTTTGCAGGTTTTAGGTCACGGTGAACTATGGGTTCTGGCTTTGTCTGGTGGAGGAAAAGAAGGCCAGTCCCAATTTCTGCAGCTATTCGAAACCTGAGTTGCCAAGGAAGAGGTGGTGTGTTCCCTCGCCTAAACAGACGATCTTCTAAGCTCCCATTTGCCATGTAATCGTAGACTAGGCAACCGTACTCTGGACAGGCTCCCAAGAGGAGAACCATGTTGGGATGGCGTATGCAACTTAGGACTTCAACCTGCACTATAGACCAGACAAAataagcataacaaaaatcaaaccaaaccaaaccaaacaaatctAAGCCTCATGACCGAGCGGCGACCTCCCAATTGTGGTCAGCAAACAAGCATGACGAAAACTTGTCCTATAAGATGACTTAAtaagaaagtaagaagatggtatcACCGTATCGGCATGGTCAGAGGCTGATAcagttttgggtttttggttCCGTACCCTATggtttattcttctttttatgTTGTATTAGCATACGAGTTTACCTGGTTATGGTATTTTCTAGatgtatttttgtgaaaaactTCCGCACCTCTTGCTGAAACTGTGATCTTCCTTGAGCTGCATCGGGACGAAGAACTTTAACTGCAACTGGTGTATGATCCAAAAAACACTTGAACACTGGCCCATAACCACCTTCCccaattttgagagagattgagaAGTGATCGGTTGCTGCTTCAATCTCCTCTATGGTGTATTTGCGGTACCTGACATTGCTTTGTGCCAGCACATCTAatactttcttcttctctttagCTTCTTTGAGTGCTTTCATTTCAgcattctttcttttctgtgcTTCCAGTTCTGCAATCCTCTGAGCTGCTTCTGCTTTCTCAATAGCAGCCTTAGTCTTTgctttctctctttctataaTTACCAATGTTGCTTCCCCAGCTAGTTGAGCCTTCCCTAATCTTTGTAGTTCCTCGTTTTTCCAATTATGAAGTTCCGTTGCCTGCACCAATTATGTTGTACAACTCATGCTGGGATGTATTCAGGACACTTAAGCCCAAGGAATTAatttgacttttgaaaatttattgacATGTAGTAATTGCACCCTGTTTTGATAGACTATTAAAGTATTCAGAATTTTAAGTAACGGCTTCAAAACTTGCGACCACAACTTAGTACCTCGTGTTTTGCTGTGACTGCTTCTTTTCGTGCTGTGCTGTACATGTTTAGTGTCTGCTTGAGCTCTTGCTTCAGCCTCCTCATCTCAGCTTCCATCTCATCCTAGAAATTTGTACGGTATTTAGTGCAAGGGTTTGAATTACAGGGAAATTCAAACACTTGAGGAGCTTTTCCATCAAGTGACCTAAAAATTGGAAACCGAGGGATTCACTTTATTGTTGATGGATCCCATTTTATTAACATAGTTCTTCGTTGTTGTTATTTGTCTCTCCTGAAACTTGTGAAAGACTTGTTAGAAAAAGATATGTGTTTGTCGGTAAATCTGAGGTTATGTAACATAACCTTAACAAGCCCTTCTTCTTGTTCTGTTGGGAAAATACACAAATGTTTCAAAATGGGTTAAAACTCCGATTTGGATTCTATCTCGTGGATAATCATAAGTACACTACTATGATTCAGGTTTAAGGAGCTCTAAAATTTGTCTGAGATATAAACCAATGTATAGGACTTGGGGTCAATAACTAGCACATAGCCCCACTTGATCTGCAACCTATGTTGCATGGATTTGTTCTAGTTGGGGTGTCGGGTGGTGCATCTGCATCGTATGCATCTAGTATCCTTGTTTAACTACGCATGCCCCATTAACCCTACcccattttgaacaaaaattgatgtttgttaattttttcccACTCAACATTTTTTCTCGGATGCTTTTCAGCAACTATTGCTCGACTTTGCAGGCAGTCAATTCGTTATAGTTTGACGATTACATAACAGCAGTTGTAATCAGTTGCTGAAATAGCTTTGGATTTGTATACACATACCTGGTTTGACGATGACCAAGACATGTTGGCACTCTCTGAGCTGGATGAGGAGGCATGCGTATAGCCTAGATCAGATGACTTGGATGGCGAGAATTGGGACTCAAAGCTGCTTCTGTTGTCCCTGTCTGATGAGCTATATGAAAGCAGAGATGCCACACCCGATTCTTGACTTGCCAAGGGAGATGCACACTTACTCTCGGTGGTTGGTTTGCTGTAGCTTACAAATGTCATGTCGGAATCAGTCGGTGAAAGGTCCACATATGATCTGCCTGAAGCTTTTCCTCTGTTAAATGGTGACCTGGATAAATGCTTTTCAGGTCAGTGATGTCATGGATATTTGAGGAATTTCtcaagggaaaggaaaatgatagggaaaccaaataaataaatatagtttttttCCTGTTCCTTTCGCTTTATAAAAATCTCTTCGACTCCACGACCAAATCACAGCCCAAGGTTTTATTGAAATAGTTTATTCTTCTGCATATTCTCTTTGCATTTGCAGATGGTGGCTTATAGGAATCCGGAGGCTTGTAGGAATCCACCAGCAGCAGCAAGTAGTATCCAACTAAAGATCTACTAGTCAACTATGCGACTTGGTGTGATCATTTGGACCAACCAAGATTCTGCAACACCTGTGTTAAAGTGGTCTCGATAGGACCCAACTAGATTCTGCAGCAGGGCATAGAAGTTCAAGGTAATACATTTATTTCTGGTTTTGACAATATTATTGGTTGTTGCTTCtacttttggttggatttggtaaTACATACTTGATGTCTTCTGTGTCTTCAGTCAAGTTCGGAGGTACAAATGTTGTCCTCTCAGCTGCAGAAATGGATCCAGGTAGTTTCTCTTAGCAACAAAAAGACTCAGATCGGTAGGAGAGAAATGACAATGATAGAATAACAGAATTATACCTCTTGCGGTGTTGTTTTGCATGGGCCGTGCATCAGCTGGTCTAGGAGCTGGATTGCTTTGGATCTGTAATGGACGCAGAGGTGGGTTTGGGACTGGAATAGTGGCAGACTGTACTGATGAAATTCTGCCTTTGGAGATGACATATACATTGCAAAACTCTGGTGCCATTTTGGAAACATTGCTCGGAACATCTGAGGCCATGAATTTTCTGTCACAAAGTATTATCATTGGCAATTTTCACTGTAAGTGCTTCATGTCTTAAGCTGGGTGAATATATATACTAGTTGACAAATTAGGATCAAAAAccacttttctttcttgttaAGTGGTAGATTGAGGCTGTGTAAAACCCATATCATAAAGTATAGTAGTTTTTGCGAAACGAAATTATAATCACCTTCAATGGATTATTCCTATGGCTAATGACAGGGGATCTTCtctcccaaaaaacaaaacacatcCATTTTGGCTAACCCAAATCACTCCTAGCTGCATGAGGTTGTGGCAATCTCTCCCGACCCATGAATCATGAGGTACAATTGTGCGGCTATCAGTGCATTGGAAAAGAGGGCATGTGTCAGTTAGATCAATTAACACCTTGgaggaggagttgaactcctgaccCTCCTTTCTCCTAGCACTTAATTAAATGCACCACCTGATGCCGTTGGGCCTAAGGACTCTTGGTGGCGTGTGTTTTTGTTGAAGGCCAGCCGTAGTGCGTGCTGGAGAATCATGGGTTTGGTTGTTTATAACTTTGTTGATAGGGAATGGGGAGGAGAATGTAGTCGTCCTATATCACTTATCCATATTTTATTTGTGTAATTATGTGTTGAATCCTTTTAGAGCACCGGACTGGATAGATAAAACCCTGGGTAACACACGATACTTACATTGAAATAGAGACATATCTACTCGTAACTCAGTCATGGACTGTTGTTCCCAGAGGTTGATTTTAAGCACCTTAGTTTTGACATCCATTTGAGTCTAGTTATTAGTAGTAGTACTTCGGTGGTTATTCTTTGAGGATCGAGGCAGAACTCATCCTTTCGAGAACTTGAACATTTTGCTTCCTCAGTGGTCACATTTGCTGCAGATCTGTTATGCGTATGGGCGTTGTGcgcgtgtgagagagagagagagacagagagagagagagaaggagaggggGGGTTATTACTTGACAAAGCTATTCTTTGTGGGGGCAGCAACCACCAGAGTTTGAACTAAGTTGAGCTTAACGTAATCACATATTGCTCTGGCTATGTCAATGTCTTCCATGATTACTTCGTTACATTTTATCTGCACGATATTAAGAACATAGGGCCAAATCAAATCATCAGAGAAGAAAACCGtccaaatgaaaaagaaaaagaaaggctCAATGTTAGATATATAAATAAAACCAAAGGAATAGAAAGAAAACAATTGAAAGAGGAAAAGGAGAAACTAATGGCATAGTATAGTAGACTCACTTCCTTACGCGTACAAAATGCGCGGAAAGGAAGGAACAACTCCTTGGCTTCATTTTCAACTTGGTTTTTATATACTTTTGCAACTCCACGATTCACATCACTCAGCGCTACATGGTTCCCCGCTGCACCATCCACacaaatcaaataaacaaaattaattgtAGATAtacaaaacaagaagaaaaagcaCATGAAACACAAACTATATATGCACACACACGCTGTAAGATTGATTTGGTGAAGTTAAAATGCAGAGGCTCATCCTAACCCTAAGAATTCATGTAGAACTTAGACATACTCCCTTAGTGACGATATATCAATTGCCTAGGCACCcaacattttcttttgatatttgaGATGgttatttttccttccttttgttttctatttctaatCTAATTACTATACTAGTTTGCCACTGAATTCATGGGCAAGTGATCATgttaaaaataaccaaaaacccTTCTATTAATGGCATCTGCTATGCAAAAGCAAGCATCCTAATTCTCTTGTATTGGGTTCAGAAAGGGAAAAtaacgaatgaaaaaaatgaaaaactgcaaaatagtagagagagagagagagagagagagagattgacaTGGAGTGGGGATGCTGGATGGTTTTTGTTTGACATGGACAAGAGATACAGATTGGCCTCTGGAGAGGAGATTTTCAACAGCCCATTTGAGAGCTAATTGGCTGCCTTTGTTCTTGTCTATTGCCACTGCTACCGAtgattcatcatcatcatcatcattttctgcatttccatttccattctcTATTTGGTTCCTCATTCATCCGAAGAAGTATTTCTTTCTGTTTGTTAATGTTACTATAACCTTCCCCCCACCCCACCCTTTGCTACCTCCATGTTTGAAGGCAAGGCATCAAAGAGGGTCTACACTTtcctgatctctctctctctctctctctctctctctctctctctcgggaatagtttcttctcttctctaaGTTTGTTATAGTAACAAATTAACCACCctagctctccctctctctctctctctctctctacaagcaGACGACCATTCAGGACAACTTTGACTCTCTTTCTTTCCAAAGGTAATGGTAAGTACCGTTACGGAGTCACCCAGCAATTGCGGGGCAGTTAGCTCATTTTGATTCTTGAAAAACTTACCACAAACACCTTAAGGAATttgtcatttaaaaaaaaaaaacaaaggaaatcaATTCGTATatacataaaaacaaaaactaaataaGAAATGTTGTAGCgacgaaatttaaaaaaacaaaaaagaaaaaccttttgttttgaatgaaattaaaattactaTCTTGTTTGTATAGCATAATCAACAATAGTATGTGGTTGTTCAAAGTGCTGGAGAGACCAAAAATTGTTAATGGTTACTTTTAGTagaattatatttatatatatttcaaaatttgaaattttccttcaaagcaattttaattttaattctgATACTTGTTGCTCACGTGTTGCTTTCACGTGCAACCACTCTGTGAGCAAGTGGAACAGGTGGAGTAGAGGGCTTTATAGGTGAGCATTTTACCAATTGAGCATTTGCTCTGTCGATATGGGACAAACAAGTTGCAAAACAAAGCCTCTCACCTATAGTCTCACATCGCTAGTTGAAGAAAATAATGAAGGCAAAGAATCTTTTATAAGTAGAAAGTCTTATTGCCTCAGTACCAATGCCCAAGAGATTGGGTTTTGCTTCTACAACTTGGACTGAATCTTTTTCTAAAAACAGTCCTACCCCatccaaatactaaaaaaaaattgaggtgtCCCAAAAATTGGGCATCTTGGGGATCCAAGATGCCCTGGGCTTGGGCCGGCTCTGTCTGTGTATTCTAAATTAACAGGCAGAAATTTACTCCACTTTAGAAAATAAACGTATTGTGTTGGTCAACTACTATGGGACATACCCCAACGTATATTTTGTAATAATTCATAATGGCATTTTGTGGTTATGTCAATTCCAACTTGAAACATCCAccatttttattaaaaatctcaTACGTATGATGTGACTAGCTACCACATTCTGGATTGGTTTCCAGTTATTTTCATTATTTACACTATGATTATGCTTTGTCCATTCATTTGATCTGAATTCTTACTCATTCTGCTAGGCATTAATCAAGctaaaaaaagatgaaaatcaCTAAATGTGCCATCTAACATACTGCAATCAACCGTTGTGTGGGATTGTACAAAGATATATAACAATAAAAATACGAAAAGACAACCATAATATAATTAAGCTAAGCtaatttaagtaaataaaacaAGTCATctgaattcaaaaaaataacagtAAAATACGAAAAGGACAACCACAATATGAAGAAGGCTTTGGTATTTGTGGTCTACTTTAGGGGATTGCCCTAAAGAATCTAACATCAGCTTCTTGTCCTCAGCCTTTTTGAGTGCTTTGATTTCTGCATCTATCCTCTTTTGTGCCTCTTTCTCGGCTTTCTTATGTGCTGCTTCGGCTGCCTTGAGTGCTACTTTagacttttctctctcctcctctgcAATCAGCATGGCCTCCTCCTTGGCCCTCTCTGCTTCTTCTAATCTCTTTCCATATTCCATTTTCACAAGTTGGAGCTCCCTTGCCTACAAAACCACACGAGAGCCAACGGTGGATGAATGTCGAAAATCATATCAGACTGACATAAGTGACATGACAGTGGCCTATTTTTAAAACACGCATGAGCTTCAATGATGGgtgatttttttgtgagatGAAATGACTGCAACAAGACACATTATTCTGTATAAAAGTTTGTCCTGTTCTCCGGGCCTGAATAAACCTTCTCTGCTTATGGAAATTTCGGAAAAAGGTTACAGTCACTTTATATTGGCTTGATTTTCTATCTTCGAGTAATTTTCTATTTCATGTGATTCTTGTAACCATGTACTCAAGTCCCATGTGATTGGTTGTACTAATTTATTTTAATGGTTTGTGCCGCTGCGGACATCGATTGAATGTTTTGATTTGCAAAACAGATCCTTTTTAGTTTATGAGATCAGCATCTGGATTCTAGACTTGAAACTGCAAATTTTGGTTCCCAAAAGTAAAAGGATGTGTGGTCAAAAGAAGAATGAGCTTTCACCAAATTAAAATACCTTCTGTTTGGCAGTGAGGGCTTCTCTGCAAGCTGCATGGTACATGTCCATGGTTTGTTTCATTTGGAGTTCTAGCCTTCTCATCTTTTCTTCTACTACTAATTCCTGCAGCTTTCCAAAAAGGAATGTAAAAACTttatatttgtttctttttctggtACAAACTTGACTTGCACGGAGATAAAGATATGCTCCTGAATGATTGTTCAGAAAAGTAGAAGATTTTCGGGCTAGGTGAAGCTTTCCTGTATCAAACTTACATTGTTAAGTGGTAAGCATGATGTTTCCTTATCGGAGGGTGACAATTCATGGGGAGAGTAGTCAGAGTCAGCACAGTTGGATGCTGAGGCCAAGCCTATCGGATCGAAGTTTCTGGCTCCCACACTCATCATGCTCAAGCTCCTTGGAGAGCGTCCGGTTATAAGTTCAGCAGATCCAGCCAGATTATCATAGAAAGCGAAGAACGTGCTATCGGTGCTTAGCCTTCCAGAACAAACGTATGAGATGTCTGTTTCCGGGATTGACATCTCATCCTGCAATCTGGTTTCTGTTACTCTATCTCTAGAGCAATTCCAGCACAATTAAGATCTCCGgtcattataatattttagaaacactaaaaatttaaactaagtttttgaatTTCGTAAACCCGAATTAAATATGAAAGTATAGATGTAAAAGATCATAAACCATAGAAGAAAAGGGGAAGGAAATAAGAATGAGATGGAATCCGTATTTACAATCTTTACTCAACCAAGACGTACAACTTAATAGACACACAAGCTCATTATATTATAGAGCCTCCATGAGATTGTTTACTGTCCAAGGCCTAAAATCCTTACAATCGTGTCATGATCCTGTAATAATTTTAGGTGATATGATACACAATCCAAGTAACAATAATAGTATTATTACTATAATTCACAATAATCGAAGTATAAAAAGAGTAGAAATTAAATTTGGCATTTATATATCAACGGTACGAGCTTTAACTAAGATGCAGATTTTTGGAAATGTGTTTAGAAGTACGTTTTGGTCTCTGCTGGGAGTGATGACAAACTTACCCAAAATCTGTGTCATGATCATTAGTAATTATATGGTGAGTGGGTGCGGATCTTGTCCACCCAGTTGCTGAAATATTTGATGGGAGTGGATGTGAAGCAGAGCGCATGGAGGCAACCTTTCCTTTTGAGATGACATACACGTTGCAGAAATATGGTGCCCCTTTCAACACAGTGCATGGAATATCACTACTCTTGAACAATCTGTCAAAAGTGCAAGGTTCAATAAGATGAACTAAAAGATATCATGCACGCTAAAGATGTACTAGTAAATTTGGAAAAATGCCTATTTAATTGCATGGACATTTCGATATAGGACGTAAATTTTAGGGCAATATAAATTATTGTGAAGTTTGATTTTGATCTACATAGCAAGACGTTAAATGTCACTTATTTTGTCACTATTTTGTGTCACCGCCTACTTGAATGCCCAAAATTTATTAACTAAGAAAGAATGATTATAAGAAAGTATGCACATAGAAACATAGAATTAAGCCCAACAATCACAAGGACAACTACACACAAGGGGGAGGGGGGGTAACATTCAAGAACGAAACTCCATAAATTGGTAGTACATAACATAAAATCGCTCTTTAGTGTGTTCGTATCTTAGTAATTAGTACCTGGAAATTCCCTTCTTTGACGGTGAACCAAGCACCAAAGTATCAACTCTATTGAAGGAAATATAATCGATTAATGCTTTAGCTATATCCTGCTCTTCCAGTGTCACAGCTTCCCATAGAACCTGAGGTAAAATTCCAGTAAGGCATGCATAGACAACCACCAAGATTGATCATTTAGTCGATCGAGTACCAAAGTTGGAGCCTCGTCTAATTAGAACAATTTTATTAATTCTCTGGTTGTTTTTATTTCTGTATCAAGTAGAGGTAGAACAGAAAAAGAAGGAATCAGAGGATCTCAAAAATAGGAGCCTAATTACTTCTCTTCGGGAGCAGAAGCAACGGAAGGAAAGAAACATGTCGTTAATGGCGGCAGCGGTGGCTGCTTGGTCGTAAGGTTCTTGTCTAGGCGTTCCATCGTTATCGTTGCCCACtgcacaaaacaaaaaacatacaTATGCTAAATAACATGAGAATTTGGAGAACAAAAAGAcatagaaaaatgattttctgaggctctctctctctctctctctctctctctctctctctctctctctttggagaGACttattgaattttaaaattctATTATTTGATTCAAAATAAATCAACATTTTTCGATATCAATTGACACCATAATCATGCAatggaaatttttgaaaaaatggccATGCGCTAGCAATTAAGGGGAACACAATTATGGCAACATTATAAGTTTCACAATAATACATTttgagaggggggggggggggtttacaAGTACTTACAATTATTAGATGATGATGGGGTgggattgagattgagattgagattgagattgagattggGATTGGAATTGGGAAGGGGGGATTGATGAACATGGATTAGTCTAACAGTCTGGCCTCTGGAAATAAGATTATTATCAATAGCCCACTTCAATGCAACTTGGCTCCTCTTATCCTTGTCTATTGCTACTGCCACCAATTTTTCTTCGTTTATCCCCCTCGCATTCCACATcctctagatctctctctctctctctcttccgctTCCGGTCTTCCTCCCTCTGTCTGTGTgaaaatctctcttttccaAAAGACCTTCTTACATGTATGTCAAATTAAAGAAAGATTCAGAGATCGATATTTGGCATTCAAACCCGCCCTCCCATGCAAACACCCACAAAACATTTATTAAAATTTCGTGCATGGATGGGGCATAAATCTCCTATCCTAGATATAAGCAGACGTTGGGTCTATCTCATAGCcattgaggaggaggaggaggaggagttcTCTGTTTCTGATCCTGCAGGCgattgaaagaaagaaagaaagagaatagTAGTAGTACGTactatttttttacatttacggaagggaaaataacggccAATAACgtatttgataattaatactcgctaaggatattttcagtattaacaaatattttcaacatattcttaacgagtattaattatcaaaacacgtcatgggccgtaaTTTTCCCTTtacagaaaaaaagagaaagggtCAACCACCCCTTCAaattaggcctgtcaataggccggatccgatccggatccgacagatccggatccggatccggatctgaatccgataagacacaatccgatctggatccgataagactcaaatccgatagtgagaatccggatccgaatccgaaaaatccggatccgatccgaaaatcctaattcgatccggaaactttttttacttcaaaaattttagccaaaaaaaaaaaattttttaaaaaaaatacaattttttttttcaaaaaaaaattattttcagaaaaaaatttaaaataaaaaataaaaataaaaatacaacttcttaaacattttttttttcaaaataaaaattttactatttttttaaaaaaaaataaagttcgaattccgattgataacggatttaatccgatccggtCCGGATCCgacccggatccgtattgaattaccggatccggattatcggattatcggatcgatgttatcggattcggatccggatcggatcggatttttcggatcggatccgaatcagatccggtccattgacaggcctacttcAAATCCCTCTCAACTATTCTTTGTGGGTCCCATCAAATCAATAGACCTTTTGCATTACGTACGGTAACTACGAACTAGGGTTGCATTCCAgtgtttttggattttagtcAACACTCCACAGAAATATAAGTGCCTACAAATATGTATTGCCACATGACGTACACAGGACAGGAACACTTTTAATAACTTCTCTTGGtctacaaacaaacaaatggatACGGAGTACTGTTGATTAACGCTACTTTTTTGTAAGTatatttttacattaaaaatatatttgcagaaaaataacgtttaaaaaaaaaaagaatggccAAATCAATAGCCCTATGAAATTTGCCCTCCCTTGTTTCTTCTTTCAGCCGTCCATCAATCCCATCCATCCCTCCACAGGTCCAGCTCATTagtcatcttttttttttctagtcaaATATATGTAAAATTGAAAAGGACTTGTTGTaattgaaaaaagttgttatcataatttttttaataaagccaaaaataagtacaaacaagtttttctttttgaattataCTTTCgtcttaatttaaaaaaattgagttttgatcataattttttattttttcaatttcactCATCAAGACagatcaataattcaaaaaaaaattgacacaaaactaacgaatacgattttttttaataaatgcaaataaaaaagtCAAGTTCACttcttttttgcaaaaacagccGCATCTGAGCATTTGTGCAAGTGCCTGCATAAATCTGCATCGGGGAATACAACACCTTTCATTTAGCTATTACTCAACACCTTTGCCACACGATGCAACGGGATTGGATCTCTCTTGGCCTGaccatttttccatttaaaaaaTAGCATGAAATTGAGTGCTTTGGCTGAATACTTGAACAATATAGCGTGACGTAAATAGGTTTTAAATTGTGATAACAGACAATCGTACTTGGACCCACGTGCCTAGCTTCAATAAGAGCTAACATACCCAtccagtgttttttttttgatccgctaccCATCCAGTGTTTGCTACATGAGATTTGTTACTTTCAAGATTTGTACATCTGTTTCCATTCATTGTACAGATGGAGCTAAGATATTGGATTGCGAAAACTATAAATATTcttaa carries:
- the LOC131321376 gene encoding U-box domain-containing protein 35-like — its product is MWNARGINEEKLVAVAIDKDKRSQVALKWAIDNNLISRGQTVRLIHVHQSPLPNSNPNPTPSSSNNLGNDNDGTPRQEPYDQAATAAAINDMFLSFRCFCSRREVLWEAVTLEEQDIAKALIDYISFNRVDTLVLGSPSKKGISRLFKSSDIPCTVLKGAPYFCNVYVISKGKVASMRSASHPLPSNISATGWTRSAPTHHIITNDHDTDFGDRVTETRLQDEMSIPETDISYVCSGRLSTDSTFFAFYDNLAGSAELITGRSPRSLSMMSVGARNFDPIGLASASNCADSDYSPHELSPSDKETSCLPLNNLQELVVEEKMRRLELQMKQTMDMYHAACREALTAKQKARELQLVKMEYGKRLEEAERAKEEAMLIAEEEREKSKVALKAAEAAHKKAEKEAQKRIDAEIKALKKAEDKKLMLDSLGQSPKVDHKYQSLLHIVVVLFVFYCYFFEFMRNQIENGNGNAENDDDDDESSVAVAIDKNKGSQLALKWAVENLLSRGQSVSLVHVKQKPSSIPTPSGNHVALSDVNRGVAKVYKNQVENEAKELFLPFRAFCTRKEIKCNEVIMEDIDIARAICDYVKLNLVQTLVVAAPTKNSFVKKFMASDVPSNVSKMAPEFCNVYVISKGRISSVQSATIPVPNPPLRPLQIQSNPAPRPADARPMQNNTARAERTTFVPPNLTEDTEDIKSPFNRGKASGRSYVDLSPTDSDMTFVSYSKPTTESKCASPLASQESGVASLLSYSSSDRDNRSSFESQFSPSKSSDLGYTHASSSSSESANMSWSSSNQDEMEAEMRRLKQELKQTLNMYSTARKEAVTAKHEATELHNWKNEELQRLGKAQLAGEATLVIIEREKAKTKAAIEKAEAAQRIAELEAQKRKNAEMKALKEAKEKKKVLDVLAQSNVRYRKYTIEEIEAATDHFSISLKIGEGGYGPVFKCFLDHTPVAVKVLRPDAAQGRSQFQQEVEVLSCIRHPNMVLLLGACPEYGCLVYDYMANGSLEDRLFRRGNTPPLPWQLRFRIAAEIGTGLLFLHQTKPEPIVHRDLKPANILLDSNFVSKISDVGLARLVPPNVADSVTVYHMTSAAGTFCYIDPEYQQTGMLGTKSDIYSLGIMLLQIVTAKPPMGLTHHVERAIDKGIFAEFLDPSIPDWPVEQALSFAQLALKCAELRRKDRPDLKTVVLPELNRLKALGEEKMPNCFMMLGGGSTPETSPSQSQASATSQDVSDPILRPFGSESSQSHLSSSSHSERRSS